Proteins co-encoded in one Hemibagrus wyckioides isolate EC202008001 linkage group LG26, SWU_Hwy_1.0, whole genome shotgun sequence genomic window:
- the pspc1 gene encoding paraspeckle component 1 isoform X2 has translation MANRNLKHVNIQNSSPSPKPQNPSRNTDSPSTERVQKMEGATPSPKVTSPQPEPEGSSEPREVFLDLKSFRKPGEKTFTQRCRLFVGNLPTDITEEDFRKLFAKYGEANEVFINRDRGFGFIRLESRTLAEIAKAELDGTVLRNRPIRIRFATHGAALTVRNLSPVVTNELLEQAFSQFGPVERAVVVVDDRGRPTGKGIVEFANKPAARKALDRCADGALLLTTSPRPVIVEPTEQFDDEDGLSEKLLQKSAQYHKEREQPPRFAQPGTFEFEYSSRWKALDEMEKQQREQVRRNIQEAKEKLEAEMETAKHEHQLMMMRQDLMRRQEELRRLEELRNQELHKRKQMAMRHEEERRRHEEEMMRHRDQDDMRRQPDAFKPGFMDGREQDMRMSEMGARGAVNMGDSFNPATAVSGNQGPAQMMGMGMSGRGGAMGPEGSSNMGAPLIQDNGNMRNERFPQGAPAQMGSSMGIRPGVDSPQQQQSPVIGAAGPVPPMGGPAGFGRGDPVGGNFDGPNNKRRRY, from the exons ATGGCGAACCGAAACCTTAAGCATGTAAACATTCAGAACAGTTCTCCATCTCCGAAGCCCCAAAATCCGAGTCGCAACACGGACTCTCCGTCCACGGAGCGCGTGCAGAAGATGGAGGGAGCGACGCCATCGCCGAAAGTCACAAGCCCGCAACCAGAACCAGAAGGCAGCAGCGAGCCTCGGGAAGTGTTTTTGGACCTGAAGAGCTTCAGGAAACCGGGAgagaaaacatttacacagagGTGCAGACTGTTTGTAGGCAATCTCCCTACTGACATTACAGAGGAGGACTTCAGGAAGCTCTTCGCTAAATATGGCGAGGCTAACGAAGTCTTCATCAACCGGGACAGAGGATTCGGGTTCATTCGGCTG GAATCAAGGACGTTAGCAGAGATTGCCAAAGCAGAGTTGGATGGGACAGTGCTGAGGAACAGGCCAATTCGCATCCGGTTTGCCACACATGGAGCTGCTCTCACAGTCCGAAACCTTTCACCAGTTGTTACCAATGAGCTCCTGGAGCAGGCATTCTCACAGTTTGGGCCAGTGGAAAGGGCAGTTGTGGTGGTAGACGATCGTGGCAGACCCACAGGTAAAGGCATTGTGGAGTTTGCCAATAAGCCTGCTGCACGAAAGGCTCTTGACCGCTGTGCTGATGGAGCCCTTTTACTTACCAC GTCTCCAAGGCCAGTTATTGTTGAACCAACAGAGCAgtttgatgatgaagatggccTTTCAGAAAAATTATTGCAGAAGTCTGCACAATATCACAA AGAAAGGGAGCAGCCTCCACGCTTTGCCCAGCCAGGCACCTTTGAGTTTGAGTACTCCTCACGCTGGAAGGCACTTGATGAGATGGAGAAACAGCAGCGCGAGCAGGTGAGAAGGAATATCCAGGAGGCCAAGGAGAAACTGGAGGCTGAGATGGAGACGGCAAAACACGAGCACCAGCTCATGATGATGAGACAAG atCTCATGCGCCGTCAAGAAGAGTTGCGCCGACTGGAAGAACTGAGAAACCAGGAGCTGCATAAGCGCAAACAGATGGCGATGAG acatgaggaagaaagacggagacatgaggaagaaatgatGCGCCACAGAGACCAGGATGATATGAGACGTCAGCCTGATGCCTTTAAACCCGGTTTTATGGATGGC AGAGAACAGGATATGAGAATGAGTGAAATGGGTGCCCGTGGAGCCGTTAATATGGGAG ATTCTTTTAATCCTGCCACTGCTGTTAGCGGTAACCAGGGCCCTGCTCAAATGATGGGCATGGGCATGTCAGGCCGGGGTGGAGCCATGGGGCCAGAGGGATCATCAAATATGGGGGCACCCCTCATACAGGATAACGGAAATATG CGTAATGAACGATTTCCTCAGGGAGCACCTGCTCAAATGGGTTCATCCATGGGTATTCGACCAGGTGTTGATTCCCCCCAGCAACAACAGTCACCTGTGATTGGTGCTGCAGGACCTGTGCCTCCTATGGGTGGTCCAGCTGGATTTGGGCGAGGAGATCCTGTTGGGGGAAACTTTGATGGGCCCAATAACAAGCGCCGTAGATACTAg
- the pspc1 gene encoding paraspeckle component 1 isoform X1: protein MANRNLKHVNIQNSSPSPKPQNPSRNTDSPSTERVQKMEGATPSPKVTSPQPEPEGSSEPREVFLDLKSFRKPGEKTFTQRCRLFVGNLPTDITEEDFRKLFAKYGEANEVFINRDRGFGFIRLESRTLAEIAKAELDGTVLRNRPIRIRFATHGAALTVRNLSPVVTNELLEQAFSQFGPVERAVVVVDDRGRPTGKGIVEFANKPAARKALDRCADGALLLTTSPRPVIVEPTEQFDDEDGLSEKLLQKSAQYHKEREQPPRFAQPGTFEFEYSSRWKALDEMEKQQREQVRRNIQEAKEKLEAEMETAKHEHQLMMMRQDLMRRQEELRRLEELRNQELHKRKQMAMRHEEERRRHEEEMMRHRDQDDMRRQPDAFKPGFMDGREQDMRMSEMGARGAVNMGGMVKSLSPSVNQMCDSFNPATAVSGNQGPAQMMGMGMSGRGGAMGPEGSSNMGAPLIQDNGNMRNERFPQGAPAQMGSSMGIRPGVDSPQQQQSPVIGAAGPVPPMGGPAGFGRGDPVGGNFDGPNNKRRRY, encoded by the exons ATGGCGAACCGAAACCTTAAGCATGTAAACATTCAGAACAGTTCTCCATCTCCGAAGCCCCAAAATCCGAGTCGCAACACGGACTCTCCGTCCACGGAGCGCGTGCAGAAGATGGAGGGAGCGACGCCATCGCCGAAAGTCACAAGCCCGCAACCAGAACCAGAAGGCAGCAGCGAGCCTCGGGAAGTGTTTTTGGACCTGAAGAGCTTCAGGAAACCGGGAgagaaaacatttacacagagGTGCAGACTGTTTGTAGGCAATCTCCCTACTGACATTACAGAGGAGGACTTCAGGAAGCTCTTCGCTAAATATGGCGAGGCTAACGAAGTCTTCATCAACCGGGACAGAGGATTCGGGTTCATTCGGCTG GAATCAAGGACGTTAGCAGAGATTGCCAAAGCAGAGTTGGATGGGACAGTGCTGAGGAACAGGCCAATTCGCATCCGGTTTGCCACACATGGAGCTGCTCTCACAGTCCGAAACCTTTCACCAGTTGTTACCAATGAGCTCCTGGAGCAGGCATTCTCACAGTTTGGGCCAGTGGAAAGGGCAGTTGTGGTGGTAGACGATCGTGGCAGACCCACAGGTAAAGGCATTGTGGAGTTTGCCAATAAGCCTGCTGCACGAAAGGCTCTTGACCGCTGTGCTGATGGAGCCCTTTTACTTACCAC GTCTCCAAGGCCAGTTATTGTTGAACCAACAGAGCAgtttgatgatgaagatggccTTTCAGAAAAATTATTGCAGAAGTCTGCACAATATCACAA AGAAAGGGAGCAGCCTCCACGCTTTGCCCAGCCAGGCACCTTTGAGTTTGAGTACTCCTCACGCTGGAAGGCACTTGATGAGATGGAGAAACAGCAGCGCGAGCAGGTGAGAAGGAATATCCAGGAGGCCAAGGAGAAACTGGAGGCTGAGATGGAGACGGCAAAACACGAGCACCAGCTCATGATGATGAGACAAG atCTCATGCGCCGTCAAGAAGAGTTGCGCCGACTGGAAGAACTGAGAAACCAGGAGCTGCATAAGCGCAAACAGATGGCGATGAG acatgaggaagaaagacggagacatgaggaagaaatgatGCGCCACAGAGACCAGGATGATATGAGACGTCAGCCTGATGCCTTTAAACCCGGTTTTATGGATGGC AGAGAACAGGATATGAGAATGAGTGAAATGGGTGCCCGTGGAGCCGTTAATATGGGAGGTATGGTCAAAAGTCTCAGCCCAAGCGTGAACCAAATGTGTG ATTCTTTTAATCCTGCCACTGCTGTTAGCGGTAACCAGGGCCCTGCTCAAATGATGGGCATGGGCATGTCAGGCCGGGGTGGAGCCATGGGGCCAGAGGGATCATCAAATATGGGGGCACCCCTCATACAGGATAACGGAAATATG CGTAATGAACGATTTCCTCAGGGAGCACCTGCTCAAATGGGTTCATCCATGGGTATTCGACCAGGTGTTGATTCCCCCCAGCAACAACAGTCACCTGTGATTGGTGCTGCAGGACCTGTGCCTCCTATGGGTGGTCCAGCTGGATTTGGGCGAGGAGATCCTGTTGGGGGAAACTTTGATGGGCCCAATAACAAGCGCCGTAGATACTAg
- the pspc1 gene encoding paraspeckle component 1 isoform X3, protein MANRNLKHVNIQNSSPSPKPQNPSRNTDSPSTERVQKMEGATPSPKVTSPQPEPEGSSEPREVFLDLKSFRKPGEKTFTQRCRLFVGNLPTDITEEDFRKLFAKYGEANEVFINRDRGFGFIRLESRTLAEIAKAELDGTVLRNRPIRIRFATHGAALTVRNLSPVVTNELLEQAFSQFGPVERAVVVVDDRGRPTGKGIVEFANKPAARKALDRCADGALLLTTSPRPVIVEPTEQFDDEDGLSEKLLQKSAQYHKEREQPPRFAQPGTFEFEYSSRWKALDEMEKQQREQVRRNIQEAKEKLEAEMETAKHEHQLMMMRQDLMRRQEELRRLEELRNQELHKRKQMAMRHEEERRRHEEEMMRHRDQDDMRRQPDAFKPGFMDGNPCRPLRGLEECRCL, encoded by the exons ATGGCGAACCGAAACCTTAAGCATGTAAACATTCAGAACAGTTCTCCATCTCCGAAGCCCCAAAATCCGAGTCGCAACACGGACTCTCCGTCCACGGAGCGCGTGCAGAAGATGGAGGGAGCGACGCCATCGCCGAAAGTCACAAGCCCGCAACCAGAACCAGAAGGCAGCAGCGAGCCTCGGGAAGTGTTTTTGGACCTGAAGAGCTTCAGGAAACCGGGAgagaaaacatttacacagagGTGCAGACTGTTTGTAGGCAATCTCCCTACTGACATTACAGAGGAGGACTTCAGGAAGCTCTTCGCTAAATATGGCGAGGCTAACGAAGTCTTCATCAACCGGGACAGAGGATTCGGGTTCATTCGGCTG GAATCAAGGACGTTAGCAGAGATTGCCAAAGCAGAGTTGGATGGGACAGTGCTGAGGAACAGGCCAATTCGCATCCGGTTTGCCACACATGGAGCTGCTCTCACAGTCCGAAACCTTTCACCAGTTGTTACCAATGAGCTCCTGGAGCAGGCATTCTCACAGTTTGGGCCAGTGGAAAGGGCAGTTGTGGTGGTAGACGATCGTGGCAGACCCACAGGTAAAGGCATTGTGGAGTTTGCCAATAAGCCTGCTGCACGAAAGGCTCTTGACCGCTGTGCTGATGGAGCCCTTTTACTTACCAC GTCTCCAAGGCCAGTTATTGTTGAACCAACAGAGCAgtttgatgatgaagatggccTTTCAGAAAAATTATTGCAGAAGTCTGCACAATATCACAA AGAAAGGGAGCAGCCTCCACGCTTTGCCCAGCCAGGCACCTTTGAGTTTGAGTACTCCTCACGCTGGAAGGCACTTGATGAGATGGAGAAACAGCAGCGCGAGCAGGTGAGAAGGAATATCCAGGAGGCCAAGGAGAAACTGGAGGCTGAGATGGAGACGGCAAAACACGAGCACCAGCTCATGATGATGAGACAAG atCTCATGCGCCGTCAAGAAGAGTTGCGCCGACTGGAAGAACTGAGAAACCAGGAGCTGCATAAGCGCAAACAGATGGCGATGAG acatgaggaagaaagacggagacatgaggaagaaatgatGCGCCACAGAGACCAGGATGATATGAGACGTCAGCCTGATGCCTTTAAACCCGGTTTTATGGATGGC